One window of the Amycolatopsis mediterranei genome contains the following:
- a CDS encoding SDR family oxidoreductase — protein sequence MTTYFVTGATGFIGKRLVARLLQRPETSAVYALVRETSRERLAGLARDWPGADKLHPVPGDLAEPRLGADPADLPHLDHVVHLGAIYDLTAGEDANRRANVEGTRHLLAFAAAARAGLVHHVSSIAVAGDHAGRFTEADFDLGQRFGSPYHATKFQAEQLVREQPLPFRVYRPSAVVGDSRTGEMDKVDGPYYFLPAISRLAALPRRLPLAAPDLGATNLVPVDYVVEAMEYLMHRDAPSGTTYHLAAARPQSLNSVYNAFARAAGGPVIRAVLPAGPSGALRRAGGRLAHAAAAGIDRVPGGRGGRAAVLEELGVPLAVLPHLTMDVVFDTARTTTALYGSGIELPELRDYAAPLYRYWRAHLDPDRARRTHGLAGRTVLITGASSGIGRASALAVARKGAKVILVARRASELEEVRAEILAAGGTAAAYPCDLTDGDAVDALVKDVLGDHGAVDVLVNNAGRSIRRSVALSTQRFHDFERTMAINYFGPVRLILGFLPSMAERRFGHVVNVTTQGLQTDTPRFSAYLASKAALEEFGLTAGRETLSDGVTFTSVRMPLVRTPMIAPTGYRGIPSSSPERAAALVVKACEERPEILSLPEGRAAELATLAAPRLARFAAHLAYRAVPESAPEARGLPRRSAPASVAAAVTRLIWRHRA from the coding sequence ATGACGACCTACTTCGTGACAGGCGCAACCGGCTTCATCGGAAAACGCCTGGTCGCACGGCTGCTTCAGCGGCCCGAGACGTCCGCGGTGTACGCGCTGGTGCGGGAGACCTCCCGCGAGCGCCTGGCCGGCTTGGCGCGCGACTGGCCGGGCGCGGACAAGCTGCACCCGGTGCCCGGCGACCTCGCCGAACCCCGGCTCGGCGCCGACCCCGCCGATCTGCCCCACCTCGACCACGTCGTCCACCTCGGCGCGATCTACGACCTCACCGCCGGCGAGGACGCCAACCGGCGCGCCAACGTCGAGGGGACCCGCCACCTGCTCGCCTTCGCCGCCGCGGCGCGGGCCGGGCTGGTGCACCACGTGTCGTCGATCGCCGTCGCCGGCGACCACGCCGGGCGGTTCACCGAAGCCGACTTCGACCTCGGCCAGCGCTTCGGCTCGCCGTACCACGCGACGAAGTTCCAGGCCGAACAGCTCGTCCGCGAGCAGCCGCTGCCCTTCCGCGTCTACCGGCCCTCGGCCGTCGTCGGCGACTCGCGCACCGGCGAGATGGACAAGGTCGACGGGCCCTACTACTTTCTCCCGGCGATTTCGCGGCTGGCGGCGCTGCCCCGGCGGCTCCCGCTGGCCGCACCCGACCTGGGCGCGACGAACCTGGTGCCGGTCGACTACGTCGTCGAGGCGATGGAATACCTGATGCACCGGGACGCGCCCTCGGGGACGACCTACCACCTCGCCGCCGCGCGCCCCCAGTCGCTCAACTCCGTCTACAACGCCTTCGCCCGCGCCGCGGGCGGGCCGGTGATCCGGGCCGTGCTGCCCGCCGGGCCGTCGGGCGCGCTGCGGCGCGCGGGCGGCCGCCTGGCGCACGCGGCCGCGGCCGGGATCGACCGCGTGCCCGGCGGCCGGGGTGGCCGCGCGGCCGTCCTCGAGGAACTGGGCGTCCCCCTGGCCGTGCTGCCGCACCTGACCATGGACGTCGTCTTCGACACCGCCCGCACCACGACGGCGTTGTACGGCAGCGGCATCGAACTCCCCGAACTGCGGGACTACGCGGCGCCGCTCTACCGGTACTGGCGGGCCCACCTCGACCCCGACCGCGCGCGCCGCACCCACGGCCTGGCCGGGCGCACGGTGCTGATCACCGGCGCGTCGTCCGGGATCGGCCGGGCGTCCGCGCTCGCCGTGGCGCGCAAGGGCGCGAAGGTGATCCTCGTGGCCCGCCGCGCTTCCGAGCTCGAAGAGGTGCGGGCGGAGATCCTGGCGGCCGGCGGCACCGCCGCGGCGTACCCGTGCGACCTCACCGACGGCGACGCCGTCGACGCGCTGGTCAAGGACGTACTCGGTGACCACGGCGCAGTGGACGTGCTGGTGAACAACGCCGGCCGGTCGATCCGGCGCTCGGTCGCGCTGTCCACGCAGCGGTTCCACGACTTCGAGCGCACGATGGCGATCAACTACTTCGGGCCGGTCCGGCTGATCCTCGGCTTCCTGCCGTCGATGGCCGAGCGCCGGTTCGGCCACGTCGTCAACGTGACGACCCAGGGCCTGCAGACCGACACCCCGCGCTTTTCGGCCTACCTGGCATCGAAGGCGGCACTGGAGGAATTCGGGCTGACGGCCGGGCGCGAGACGCTCTCGGACGGCGTCACCTTCACGTCGGTGCGGATGCCGCTGGTGCGGACGCCGATGATCGCGCCGACCGGCTACCGCGGGATCCCGTCCAGCAGCCCGGAACGCGCCGCGGCGCTGGTGGTGAAGGCGTGCGAGGAGCGGCCGGAGATCCTCAGCCTCCCCGAAGGCCGCGCCGCCGAACTGGCGACGCTGGCCGCGCCGCGGCTCGCCCGGTTCGCCGCGCACCTGGCCTACCGGGCGGTGCCGGAGTCCGCGCCCGAGGCGCGCGGACTGCCCCGCCGGTCCGCCCCGGCGTCGGTCGCGGCGGCGGTGACCCGGCTCATCTGGCGCCATCGTGCTTGA
- a CDS encoding multidrug effflux MFS transporter — MTIAAEPTAPSRRAQLKFVLVLGGLTAFGPLSIDMYLPALPRMAADLHAADSTVQLTLSAFIVGLALGQLVLGPLSDALGRRRPLLAGLVLYVVGSVLCAVSPDAWLLVAARLVQSLGAAAGIVIARATVRDLFSGTAMTKFFSTLMLVSGLAPILAPLIGGQLLNWTSWRGVFVVLTAFGALLLAVVVFFLPEPSAARSPLRLGPVLRTYGRLALDRSFAGYALASGLLFASMFAYISGSSFALQGVYGLSPQAYSVVFGANGVGIVLAGQLNGRLVGRIRERALLRSGLLLGVTGGASVLASVLFHAPLALLLVSLFLLVSSIGLVMPNASSLALASHARSAGAASALLGVLQFAVGAVATPLVGLGGPGTAVPMAATMAGFAVLALVAYLALTRPATS; from the coding sequence ATGACCATCGCGGCGGAACCTACCGCGCCGAGCCGGCGGGCGCAGCTGAAGTTCGTCCTCGTCCTGGGCGGCCTCACCGCGTTCGGGCCGCTGTCGATCGACATGTACCTGCCCGCGCTGCCCCGGATGGCGGCCGACCTGCACGCGGCGGACAGCACGGTCCAGCTGACGCTCAGCGCGTTCATCGTCGGACTGGCCCTGGGCCAGCTGGTGCTCGGCCCGCTGTCGGACGCGCTGGGCCGCCGTCGTCCGCTGCTCGCCGGGCTGGTGCTGTACGTCGTGGGCTCGGTGCTGTGCGCGGTGAGCCCGGACGCCTGGCTCCTGGTCGCGGCGCGGCTCGTGCAGTCGCTCGGCGCCGCCGCGGGGATCGTGATCGCGCGCGCCACCGTGCGGGACCTGTTCTCCGGGACCGCGATGACGAAGTTCTTCTCGACGTTGATGCTGGTCAGCGGCCTGGCGCCGATCCTGGCGCCGCTCATCGGCGGGCAGCTGCTGAACTGGACGTCGTGGCGCGGGGTGTTCGTCGTGCTGACGGCGTTCGGCGCGCTGCTGCTGGCCGTGGTGGTGTTCTTCCTGCCGGAGCCGTCGGCCGCGCGGTCTCCGCTCCGGCTCGGCCCGGTGCTGCGGACGTACGGGCGGCTGGCGCTGGACCGGTCGTTCGCCGGCTACGCGCTGGCGTCGGGGCTGCTGTTCGCCTCGATGTTCGCCTACATCTCGGGCTCGTCGTTCGCGTTGCAGGGCGTGTACGGGCTCAGCCCGCAGGCCTACAGCGTGGTGTTCGGGGCGAACGGCGTCGGGATCGTGCTGGCGGGTCAGCTCAACGGCCGTCTGGTCGGGCGGATCCGGGAGCGGGCGCTGCTGCGCTCCGGCCTGCTGCTCGGCGTGACCGGCGGAGCCTCGGTGCTGGCCTCGGTGCTTTTCCACGCGCCGCTGGCCCTGCTCCTGGTGTCGCTGTTCCTGCTGGTGTCGAGCATCGGCCTGGTGATGCCGAACGCGAGTTCGCTGGCGCTGGCTTCGCACGCGCGCTCGGCCGGGGCGGCTTCGGCGCTGCTGGGCGTGCTGCAGTTCGCGGTGGGCGCGGTGGCGACGCCGCTGGTCGGCCTGGGCGGACCGGGCACGGCGGTGCCGATGGCCGCGACCATGGCCGGGTTCGCCGTCCTGGCGCTGGTGGCCTACCTGGCGCTGACGCGCCCGGCTACTTCCTGA
- a CDS encoding fumarylacetoacetate hydrolase family protein, protein MQLLRLGEPGSERPFVRAGDGTTYELGGLTADIDGGFLAADGIARAAAALAAGELPAASETGLRVGSPIAQPGKVVCIGMNYRRHAEETGATPPTEPVVFMKAPDVVVGPSDDVLIPRGSVSTDWEVELGVVIGNTARYLESVDDALEHVAGYVVSNDVSERALQFRTPQWDKGKSCENFNPLGPALVPAGEVPDPQDLGLRLWVNGEKKQDSSTKDMIFGVAEIVHHLSQVMVLRPGDLINTGTPEGVALGQPDPKPYLRDGDVIELEIDGLGRQRQTARQA, encoded by the coding sequence GTGCAGCTGCTGCGTCTCGGGGAGCCGGGGAGTGAGCGTCCGTTCGTGCGCGCCGGCGACGGCACGACCTACGAACTGGGCGGCCTCACCGCCGACATCGACGGCGGCTTCCTCGCCGCGGACGGGATCGCGCGCGCCGCCGCCGCCCTTGCCGCGGGAGAACTGCCGGCCGCTTCGGAGACCGGGCTGCGCGTCGGCTCGCCGATCGCCCAGCCCGGCAAGGTCGTCTGCATCGGCATGAACTACCGCCGCCACGCCGAGGAAACCGGTGCGACCCCGCCCACCGAACCGGTCGTCTTCATGAAGGCGCCGGACGTCGTGGTCGGCCCGTCCGACGACGTCCTCATCCCGCGCGGGTCGGTCAGCACCGACTGGGAGGTCGAGCTCGGCGTCGTGATCGGCAATACCGCCCGCTACCTCGAGAGCGTCGACGACGCCCTGGAGCACGTGGCCGGCTACGTCGTCTCGAACGACGTCTCCGAGCGCGCGCTGCAGTTCCGCACCCCGCAGTGGGACAAGGGCAAGTCGTGCGAGAACTTCAACCCGCTCGGCCCGGCGCTGGTCCCGGCGGGCGAGGTGCCCGACCCGCAGGACCTCGGCCTGCGGCTGTGGGTCAACGGCGAGAAGAAGCAGGACTCGTCCACCAAGGACATGATCTTCGGCGTGGCCGAGATCGTCCACCACCTGAGCCAGGTGATGGTGCTGCGGCCGGGCGACCTGATCAACACCGGCACCCCGGAGGGCGTCGCGCTCGGGCAGCCCGACCCGAAGCCGTACCTGCGCGACGGCGACGTCATCGAGCTCGAGATCGACGGTCTCGGGCGGCAGCGCCAGACCGCGAGGCAGGCCTGA
- a CDS encoding mandelate racemase — protein MAKIIGMEVLDVRFPTSKELDGSDAMNPDPDYSAAYVVLHADGGPDGYGLAFTIGRGNDVQAAAIRALAPHVVGREVPEDAAALGDLSRTLVGDSQFRWLGPEKGVAHMAVGAVVNAAWDLAARRAGLPVWQFAARMTPEELVSLVDFRYLTDALTETEALDILRRAEPGRAEREKQLQANGYRAYSTSPGWLGYADAKLVRLAEQAVADGFEMIKLKVGGNLEDDVRRMKLARETVGDGIRIAVDANQRWDVSAAVTWMTALAPFDPYWIEEPTSPDDVLGHAAIAKALAPIKVATGEHVQNRVVFKQLLQADAISVLQLDAARVGGFNENLAILLLAAKFGVPVCPHAGGVGLCELVRHLSMFDFVAVSGTDADRSIEWVDHLHEHFTDPAVVERGRYLAPTAPGFSARMHDATLRRFRFPDGPEWTETASE, from the coding sequence ATGGCGAAGATCATCGGCATGGAGGTCCTCGACGTCCGGTTCCCGACGTCGAAGGAGCTCGACGGCTCGGACGCGATGAACCCCGACCCGGACTACTCCGCCGCGTACGTCGTGCTGCACGCCGACGGCGGCCCGGACGGCTACGGCCTCGCGTTCACCATCGGCCGCGGGAACGACGTCCAGGCGGCCGCGATCCGCGCGCTGGCCCCGCACGTCGTCGGCCGCGAGGTCCCGGAGGACGCGGCCGCGCTCGGCGACCTGTCCCGCACGCTCGTCGGCGACTCGCAGTTCCGCTGGCTGGGCCCGGAAAAGGGGGTCGCGCACATGGCCGTCGGGGCGGTGGTCAACGCCGCGTGGGACCTCGCCGCGCGCCGCGCCGGCCTGCCGGTCTGGCAGTTCGCCGCGCGGATGACCCCCGAAGAACTCGTGTCGCTCGTCGACTTCCGGTACCTCACCGACGCGCTCACCGAAACCGAAGCCCTGGACATCCTGCGCCGCGCGGAACCCGGCCGCGCCGAACGGGAGAAGCAGCTGCAGGCGAACGGCTACCGCGCCTACAGCACTTCACCCGGCTGGCTCGGGTACGCCGACGCCAAGCTCGTGCGGCTGGCCGAGCAGGCCGTCGCCGACGGCTTCGAGATGATCAAGCTGAAGGTCGGCGGCAACCTCGAGGACGACGTCCGCCGGATGAAGCTGGCGCGCGAGACGGTCGGCGACGGCATCCGGATCGCCGTCGACGCCAACCAGCGCTGGGACGTCTCCGCCGCGGTCACCTGGATGACCGCGCTGGCGCCGTTCGACCCGTACTGGATCGAGGAGCCGACCTCGCCGGACGACGTTCTTGGCCACGCGGCGATCGCGAAAGCCCTGGCGCCGATCAAGGTCGCCACCGGCGAGCACGTCCAGAACCGGGTGGTGTTCAAGCAGCTGCTGCAGGCGGACGCCATTTCGGTGCTGCAGCTGGACGCCGCCCGCGTCGGCGGCTTCAACGAAAACCTGGCGATCCTGCTGCTGGCGGCCAAGTTCGGCGTCCCGGTGTGCCCGCACGCCGGCGGGGTCGGGCTCTGCGAGCTCGTCCGGCACCTGTCGATGTTCGACTTCGTGGCGGTGTCCGGCACCGACGCGGACCGGTCCATCGAGTGGGTCGACCACCTGCACGAGCACTTCACCGACCCGGCCGTCGTCGAGCGCGGCCGCTACCTCGCCCCGACCGCACCCGGGTTCTCCGCGCGCATGCACGACGCCACGCTGCGCCGGTTCCGCTTCCCGGACGGTCCCGAGTGGACGGAGACCGCAAGTGAGTGA
- a CDS encoding NAD(P)/FAD-dependent oxidoreductase, giving the protein MSEPRKIVIVGAGLGGASAAAAVRERGYTGEILLMGADPHRPYELPPLSKGVLLGNADEPDWVHEEKFYAEKDIRFGAGVTATRIELGARLVLDDAGGEHRYDRLVLATGSRPRPLPVPGGDLPGLYTLRTLDDSLKLRSAFAAAERVVIVGAGWIGSEAAAAARKHNAEVTVVDPVPVPLANVVGETVGGVFRDLHVSNGVHYRLGEQVAEITGGPDGVRGVRLSGGEELTADVVLIAVGAAPRVELAHAAGLELADDGGVAVDAGLRTAAPDVYAVGDIAAHFHPRYGRRVRVEHWANAKDQGTHVAQNLLGENEPFLASPYFFTDQYDLGCEYRGLADPAADELVVRGDLASREFTAFWLHEGEVAAAMNVNMWDDGDALGALVDGDAKVTAEQLRTAELASLV; this is encoded by the coding sequence ATGTCGGAACCGCGGAAGATCGTCATCGTCGGTGCGGGCCTGGGTGGGGCGTCCGCGGCGGCCGCGGTGCGCGAACGCGGGTACACCGGCGAAATCCTGCTGATGGGCGCGGATCCACACCGCCCGTACGAGCTGCCGCCGCTGTCGAAGGGCGTGCTGCTGGGCAACGCCGACGAACCCGACTGGGTGCACGAAGAGAAGTTCTACGCCGAGAAGGACATCCGCTTCGGCGCCGGCGTCACGGCGACCCGGATCGAGCTCGGCGCCCGGCTGGTGCTCGACGACGCGGGCGGCGAACACCGCTACGACCGGCTGGTGCTGGCGACCGGCTCCCGGCCGCGCCCGCTGCCGGTGCCCGGTGGCGACCTGCCGGGGCTGTACACGCTGCGCACCCTGGACGACTCGCTCAAGCTGCGTTCGGCGTTCGCCGCGGCCGAGCGCGTGGTGATCGTCGGCGCCGGCTGGATCGGCTCCGAAGCGGCCGCGGCGGCCCGGAAGCACAACGCGGAGGTGACGGTCGTCGACCCGGTGCCGGTGCCGCTGGCGAACGTGGTCGGCGAGACGGTCGGCGGGGTGTTCCGCGACCTGCACGTCTCGAACGGCGTCCACTACCGCTTGGGCGAGCAGGTCGCGGAGATCACGGGCGGCCCGGACGGCGTCCGCGGCGTCCGGTTGAGCGGCGGCGAAGAGCTGACGGCGGACGTGGTCCTGATCGCGGTCGGCGCGGCCCCGAGGGTGGAGTTGGCCCACGCGGCGGGCCTGGAGCTCGCCGACGACGGCGGGGTGGCCGTGGACGCGGGCCTGCGCACGGCGGCGCCCGACGTCTACGCGGTGGGCGACATCGCCGCCCACTTCCACCCGCGGTACGGGCGGCGCGTCCGCGTGGAGCACTGGGCGAACGCCAAGGACCAGGGCACGCACGTGGCGCAGAACCTGCTGGGCGAGAACGAGCCGTTCCTGGCCTCGCCGTACTTCTTCACCGACCAGTACGACCTGGGCTGCGAATACCGCGGCCTGGCCGACCCGGCCGCGGACGAACTGGTGGTCCGCGGCGACCTGGCGTCCCGCGAGTTCACGGCGTTCTGGCTGCACGAGGGCGAAGTGGCGGCGGCGATGAACGTGAACATGTGGGACGACGGGGATGCCTTGGGTGCCTTGGTCGACGGCGACGCGAAGGTGACGGCGGAGCAGCTCAGGACGGCGGAGTTGGCTTCGCTGGTGTGA
- a CDS encoding PLP-dependent aminotransferase family protein, giving the protein MDDYRVVADALAADIEAGRLRPGDRLPPQRRFARQRGIAGSTAARVYGELVRRGLAVGEVGRGTFVRAAKPPPEPALAEPGGARVDLELNFAVLPEESARLARALEPLLRADVLTAALHPIGAAGTPPARDAVAGLLARGDWRPDPATLLFTGSGRQALAASIAAFVPVGERLAVESLTYPVVKGLAARLGVELVPIETDESGLVPEALAAAGPVRALYVQPTLHNPLGTTMPPQRRAELAAVVARLDLPVIEDGIYTFLRNDVRPFAAYAPERTVFVDSLSKRVAPGLTVGFLAPPPAWTARLASSVRSGAWAASRFAVEAATQWIVTGTLAEVEAAKRRDAAVRAAVVAAKLPGLRGDPASYHRWWELPDRWRAETFVAAAARRGIALSPAAAFAVLPGHAPNAVRLAVSAPPVPTLASALDVLAELANGSPDDLLAD; this is encoded by the coding sequence ATGGACGACTACCGCGTCGTCGCGGACGCCCTCGCCGCCGACATCGAGGCCGGTCGCCTCCGCCCCGGCGACCGGCTCCCGCCCCAGCGCCGCTTCGCCCGGCAGCGCGGCATCGCCGGCTCCACCGCCGCGCGCGTCTACGGCGAGCTCGTCCGGCGCGGCCTGGCCGTCGGCGAGGTCGGCCGCGGCACGTTCGTCCGCGCGGCGAAACCGCCGCCCGAACCCGCGCTCGCCGAGCCCGGCGGCGCCCGCGTGGACCTCGAGCTCAACTTCGCCGTCCTGCCGGAGGAGTCGGCGCGGCTGGCCCGCGCGCTCGAACCGTTGCTGCGCGCCGACGTCCTGACCGCGGCCCTGCACCCGATCGGCGCCGCGGGCACGCCGCCGGCCCGGGACGCGGTGGCCGGCCTGCTCGCCCGCGGCGACTGGCGCCCGGACCCGGCGACGCTGCTGTTCACCGGATCCGGCAGGCAGGCCCTCGCGGCTTCGATCGCCGCGTTCGTCCCGGTCGGCGAGCGGCTCGCGGTGGAGTCGCTGACGTACCCGGTGGTGAAGGGCCTCGCGGCGCGCCTCGGCGTCGAGCTGGTGCCGATCGAGACCGACGAGTCGGGGCTGGTGCCGGAGGCGCTCGCCGCGGCCGGCCCGGTCCGCGCGCTCTACGTCCAGCCGACACTGCACAACCCGCTCGGCACGACGATGCCGCCGCAGCGCCGCGCCGAACTCGCCGCGGTCGTGGCGCGCCTGGACCTCCCGGTGATCGAGGACGGCATCTACACGTTCCTGCGCAACGACGTACGCCCCTTCGCCGCGTACGCGCCGGAGCGCACGGTGTTCGTCGACAGCCTGTCCAAGCGGGTCGCGCCGGGGTTGACCGTGGGGTTCCTGGCGCCGCCCCCGGCCTGGACGGCCCGGCTGGCGTCGTCGGTGCGCTCGGGTGCCTGGGCCGCGTCGCGCTTCGCCGTCGAGGCGGCGACGCAGTGGATCGTGACCGGCACCTTGGCCGAGGTCGAGGCGGCGAAACGCCGTGACGCGGCCGTGCGCGCGGCCGTGGTGGCGGCGAAGCTGCCGGGCCTGCGCGGGGATCCGGCGTCGTACCACCGCTGGTGGGAGCTGCCGGACCGCTGGCGGGCGGAGACGTTCGTCGCGGCGGCGGCCCGCCGGGGGATCGCCCTGTCCCCGGCGGCGGCGTTCGCGGTCCTGCCGGGCCACGCGCCGAACGCGGTCCGGCTCGCGGTGTCGGCCCCACCGGTGCCGACGCTCGCTTCGGCACTCGACGTCCTGGCGGAGCTGGCGAACGGGAGCCCGGACGACCTGCTGGCGGACTGA
- a CDS encoding FAD-dependent oxidoreductase codes for MDKGIHAHRESGDTLHTYVSLSRPPEWFAAIDFTDPAAAAARIAAEFDGWAPELTALITDGDTEPVLRPQYTLPIGHRWARVPGVTLIGDAAHLMPANGEGANLAMLDGAELAVALAAHPGDAEAALTEYEQAMFPRSAKVGAEGKRFDELLAGVGEDDVPRILIDAFREFTGAARES; via the coding sequence GTGGACAAGGGCATCCACGCCCACCGCGAGAGCGGCGACACGCTGCACACCTACGTCTCGCTCAGCCGGCCGCCGGAGTGGTTCGCCGCCATCGACTTCACCGATCCCGCCGCGGCCGCCGCGCGAATCGCGGCGGAGTTCGACGGCTGGGCGCCCGAACTCACCGCGCTGATCACCGACGGCGACACCGAGCCCGTCCTGCGGCCCCAGTACACGCTGCCGATCGGGCACCGCTGGGCGCGCGTGCCGGGGGTGACGCTGATCGGCGACGCGGCCCACCTCATGCCGGCCAACGGCGAAGGCGCCAACCTGGCCATGCTCGACGGCGCGGAGCTCGCCGTCGCCCTCGCCGCACACCCCGGCGACGCCGAAGCCGCCCTCACGGAGTACGAGCAGGCGATGTTCCCGCGCAGCGCCAAGGTCGGCGCCGAAGGAAAGCGGTTCGACGAGCTCCTCGCCGGCGTCGGGGAGGACGACGTCCCGCGGATCCTGATCGACGCGTTCCGGGAGTTCACCGGAGCGGCGCGGGAGTCCTAG
- a CDS encoding SDR family NAD(P)-dependent oxidoreductase, protein MSEFEGLVAAVTGGASGIGKAVATLLAERGAQVAVLDLKPEARSTAEGSSAQPDDDGFRCDVSSDDEVRAAIDAVVERFGRLDILVNNAGIGAQGDVTANGDDEWHRVFDVNVVGMVRLARAALPHLKNSPSAAIVNTCSIAAWAGLPSRALYSASKGAVLSLTLAMATDHLPDRIRVNCVCPGTADTPWVGRLLDTADDPAAERAALAARQPMGRLVTADEVANAIVYLASPLSASTTGTALAVDGGMYGLRPRGPVHHD, encoded by the coding sequence GTGAGTGAATTCGAGGGCCTGGTGGCCGCCGTCACCGGAGGCGCCTCGGGGATCGGCAAGGCCGTCGCCACCCTGCTGGCCGAACGCGGTGCGCAGGTGGCGGTGCTCGATCTCAAGCCCGAAGCGCGCTCTACCGCTGAGGGCTCATCAGCACAGCCGGACGACGACGGCTTCCGCTGCGACGTTTCCTCGGACGACGAAGTGCGCGCGGCGATCGACGCCGTCGTGGAACGGTTCGGCCGCCTCGACATCCTGGTGAACAACGCCGGGATCGGCGCGCAGGGCGACGTCACCGCCAACGGCGACGACGAGTGGCACCGCGTGTTCGACGTCAACGTCGTCGGGATGGTCCGGCTCGCCCGGGCCGCGCTGCCGCACCTGAAGAACTCGCCGTCCGCGGCGATCGTCAACACCTGCTCCATCGCGGCCTGGGCGGGTCTGCCCAGCCGCGCGCTCTACTCGGCCAGCAAGGGCGCCGTGCTCTCACTGACCCTGGCCATGGCGACCGACCACCTGCCCGACCGGATCCGCGTCAACTGCGTGTGCCCGGGCACGGCGGACACCCCCTGGGTGGGCCGGCTGCTCGACACCGCCGACGACCCGGCGGCCGAACGCGCGGCCCTCGCGGCGCGCCAGCCGATGGGCCGGCTGGTCACCGCCGACGAGGTCGCGAACGCCATCGTCTACCTCGCCAGTCCCCTTTCCGCCTCGACCACCGGCACCGCGCTCGCGGTCGACGGCGGCATGTACGGCCTGCGTCCTCGCGGTCCCGTTCACCACGACTAA
- a CDS encoding MerR family transcriptional regulator: MLTIGQLAGYVGVTTKTIRVYHAKGLLPEPDRDRSGYRRYRASDAVELIKIRTLAEAGVPLARIRELRAGDGLAAALRRIDDDLAARIEALQATRSRLRRLADGDLSPLPDEVVAHLGRLPGLGFSERWVTLQNDLWLLVFATHPETAHRNFRDQSAMLGDPALLSLVLEYDRIHDLDPHDPRVEALGSRLVAATRARYGAELPSYERDSAIPALVQGAVNASSPAWRRLDALIRERLTPAKPTPPS, from the coding sequence GTGCTCACCATCGGACAGCTCGCCGGGTACGTCGGGGTCACGACCAAGACGATCCGCGTCTACCACGCGAAGGGCCTGCTCCCGGAGCCGGACCGCGACCGTTCCGGCTACCGGCGGTACCGCGCGTCCGACGCGGTCGAGCTGATCAAGATCCGCACGCTCGCCGAGGCCGGCGTCCCGCTGGCCCGCATCCGCGAACTCCGCGCCGGCGACGGGCTCGCCGCGGCGCTCCGGCGGATCGACGACGACCTGGCCGCCCGGATCGAGGCCCTGCAGGCCACCCGCTCCCGGCTCCGGCGCCTGGCCGACGGCGACCTTTCGCCCCTGCCGGACGAGGTGGTGGCCCACCTCGGCCGGCTGCCGGGCCTCGGGTTCAGCGAGCGGTGGGTGACGCTGCAGAACGACCTCTGGCTGCTGGTGTTCGCCACCCACCCGGAGACGGCACACCGCAACTTCCGCGACCAGTCGGCAATGCTGGGCGACCCGGCGTTGCTCTCCCTGGTCCTCGAGTACGACCGGATCCACGACCTCGACCCGCACGATCCGCGCGTCGAGGCGCTGGGTTCGCGGCTCGTCGCCGCGACCCGAGCCCGCTACGGCGCGGAACTGCCTTCGTACGAACGGGATTCCGCGATCCCGGCGCTGGTGCAGGGTGCGGTCAACGCGTCGTCACCCGCTTGGCGCCGGCTCGACGCGCTGATCCGCGAACGCCTCACACCAGCGAAGCCAACTCCGCCGTCCTGA